ttcaggctggtggtttagaccctgagagctcttgttggttggtattatcACTCTCCCTGTGgagccacaagccccttcagctctttcagtcttctctctacctcctccactggggaccccatgatcagttaaatggttagctgtgagtatctacctctgtatatgtcatattctggcagagcctcccaggagacaggtatatcagactcctgtcagcatgcacttcctggcatctataccagttatgccactcctgggcacatacccaaaagatgctccaacatataaaaaggacacatgctctactatgttcatagcagcctgatctataatagccagaagctagaaagaacccagatatccttcaacagagtaatggatacagaaaatgtggtacatttatacaatggagtattactcagctattacaaacaatgaattcatgaaattcttaggcaaatggatggaacagaAAATATCCTGGGTGCGGTAACccactcataaaagaaaacacaagagtatgcactcactggttagtggatattagcccaaaagctcagaatacccaagatacaactcacagagcacatgaagctcaaggAAGACCAacgtatgggtgctttggtccttcttaggactaagaaaatactcaggggagcaaatatggtgacaaagtgtagagtagagactggaggagggaccttCTGGAGACTGTCCTACCTGGCAATCCATTTCATGTGCAGTCCCTtgaagattttaatattctttatttgttctgtagattttgtgttttgattactatgtggtgagaagatttttatttttggtccaatctatttggtgttctgtaagattcttgtatgtttataggcatctctttctttaggttgggaatatttttcttctatgattttatttaaaatgttttctggctgggcggtggtggcatatgcctttaatcccagcacttgggaggcagaggcaggcggatttctgagtttgaggccagcctgttctacagagtgagttccaggacagccagggctatatagagaaacgctgtctcaaaaaacaaaaagaagacgaagaagaagaagaagaagaagaagaagaagaagaagaagaagaagaagaagaagaagaagaagaagaagaagaagaagaagaacaagaacaagaagaacaagaagaacaagaagaacaagaagaacaagaagaacaagaagaacaagaagaagaacaagaacaagaagaagaacaagaagaacaagaagaagaagaacaagaagaagaggaagaagactgtgacaaaaataaacaggaaaccTGATTTCTGGtctaacagtttaaaaaaaataaaatattttccggTCCTTCGAGCTGATTTTAATGATGTCTAGATTACTTTGTATTTGCACCAACggtgtttatatataaatttgaaagagagagtgGTCTCTTTAGAAGAAGGATATGAATTTGGAAATGATTCAGTTTTAATCTCCcccctcaaaaaaaccaaaatttaaagcATTCCTGTATCATTCTCACCTGagaccttctttttttctttttcttttatattttatttatatttcagatgccatcccctttccccagttcccctccctagaaaacccctatcccatgcccccttttcctttttgcttttatacattttttaaatgttaatcaaaggctttataagtttggtaatgctcaatcagaagtgtaacccaatacccaacctagatatataaactatctttgactggtggagacacgtgaacatctgcctccacgccggccccctctttctctctctcatcacctagcttctcctctccttcttctcctctccttactccttctcttcctctcggtattccttccccttagctcctcctacatatcacccttcctgagAGCTTGCCCAAGACCCAGCTTTAAGTGCCATGACAATCCAGGGcttatacaggaaaaaaaaaaacatggttacCCTTTAGGTTTTACCATTGTCTTATTGAGTAGAGTCAGCAAACTCAATTACAAGAACAGAAATAGCAGTTATCCTTGTGACCCATTCTTTGTCAAACAAAACTGTCAACCCAaagttgttcctgtctaaaaaatttgcagggaaaagatggagaagagactgaaggaatggttgACCAGTGACCAACTTGAGATCCATtgcatgggcaagcaccaatctcagACACTATTACTGACGCTATGTTCTGCTTGAAaagaggagcctagcatggctgtgcCCTGAGAGACTCAaccagcatctgactaagacagatgcagataaagCCAAGCATTGGAATGAGATCAGTGACGCtgatggaagagttaggggaaggattgaaggaagtGAAAGTGATGgcaacttcataggaagaccaacaatgccAACTAAACTGAACCTGTGGGAAGTCCCAGGGACTCAGTTGCAACCTAAAAGCAAACATTGCCTGGACCAAGGCCCCTGGTACATATGTTGCAGAGCTCTTTGTTGTCTGGCTACAGTGGGAGAGTATACACCTAATcatatagagacttgatgccatAGGGTAGGAGAATACCAAGGTTGGGTACCATCTCAGAGAcaaagaggaaagggaatggaAAGAACTCTTAGGAGAacaacatttgggatataaataaataaaattactaaaaaagcatagcagacttttttttttcaaataggtACATGCTAGGAACATTCATGATAGAAGCAGTTTTGCCTTATGGATTCTCATAAAGTAAGTTTAAACTTTAAGTATAATGttagacagaaacaggaagaaaagataaggaactacatcaccaacagaaacacagagattgAAAAGGCAATTCTGAAGGTTTTTTATGGCTTTTAACACTCCATCCTGTCTGCCAATCTCTtctaggaagagagaaacagaagctgTAGCCACTCTGCATAGCAGTTGACTTGTTGTTTAATAGCACTGGAAAAAAAGATCTTGTGATCCTTGCAAGTATCTTCTTTCCCAGTCCCCCCAAATTTCTTCTTCCTGATTCCAGGGACCCTTTCCCATTTTTCaacatgagaggatgttttaaTTTAGGGAAACTACTATACTAAAGATTTTGCTATGAAGACAATGGGTAGCAATTGGCCACAATTAATGCATAGCCAATGGTTGTGTATTGAAAGGTAAAATCCCTAAAGCTCATACCTGAATGTTTTTGGCTGTTGTCAGTCTCAGTTTTTTTGCAGCCACAGTATAGGCAACAATCCTTACAGTGATATCTTTATTCTAACCAAGGACAAACATGATAGACAATGAAGTGGTCATTCCAATGTTGAAGCTCCATGCAGAAGTACCTTTACTGGGAAATGTTATTAACCACAAGAAACCTGACTTTCATGAATGCTTCAGAGATACATACCAGTAACTGAAAATTTAATCTAGGATAGGATTCTATGCTTGTTATGTCATAATTTGACATTCTTGATAATCATCcaattattttagattttgacTTTTCAACAGAAGcatgcatttattttaaattctgattATGTTCATGACTATGTAAGCCGATGAAAGTAATGAAAATCCACACATAGAAAAAACCTGTATGAATGTCATAAGGCAGATACCATGTGGTGAACAGCACCCACCAAATATAAACCCAATTTCCAACAAGACAAAGATATATTGCATGGACTCAAGTGAAATAATGTGTGTATTAGTTCCAGGGTTATTTAGAGTAACATCATCAAtatgaaacacagaaagaaaaatgaaaatatttcaatttattttttattttccctcatgccccagaaagaaaagcaaatataaaatgGATATCGTTTGAAAGTAATTTTCTATTGTTGTAGTTATCACTATTTCCATTTCTGAAATTCACAATTATTTGCATCCTTCTATCCCTTGTGATTGacatgttttctgttgttttccagTGGTATTGCTTGATGGGTAGTAAACACAACCTCAGTAAATATGTGCTGACTAGTTcttttatgaaaacaaacaagcaaaaacataCATGTACCTCTAGCACTAAATATTGTTATACAAAATATATTCCTATTGAATGCAAACAATTCTCTGAGCATGATAGAATAGCATGAGAATTCCATAGGGGTTTGGAATACATAGGAAGACAGTTAGGATTTTTGATAGTTTACCCAAGCAAAGCAATGAATAGATGGGCTGAAACCATTTCTCATGAGCAAGTAGGGGCTTACAGAAGCAAAACACATTGAGAATATTGCATGGACACTCACTAGATGCCAAGTAAGATTAACCAGAAAGTTTAAACAAATGGTAAAAAGTGTGGAGAGTGTATGAAAACAGACAAAGGTACTCACTAGGAGAAGAATGGTTTGTGTTGCTCTGGACTCATGGCTGGATCTAGGAAAAATATTGCTCCTACTCATATGTTCCATCCTCTGCTTGTGCCTGTGCAGGATGAGAACCATGGAACCACTGGAGCATAGCATGAAAAGTATGCAGATGGCACCAGGGATAATCACATATACTGCATGCAGTACTTGGGCAGTTTTGTCAAATGAAAGAGAAGAACAGTAACCTAAGTTCTTAAGACCTGTGTTGTTAATGTTGCACAACTTTGCAGACATATACCTGAGGGAAACAATGCTAAAAAGGAGAGATAGAATCCAGGTCAAGTATAGTGAACAGCTGATGTACTTGTgagctttctttttaaagattgtcCAAATGGCATCCTCCGGGCTGATGGTGATGACCTGGAAGACACTCAATAAGCATGCACTGCCAAATGACACACCTCTTCCCACCCTATGAAGGTAGGAAAGTAGTTTGCACTCAAAATCATTGAAGAAAGATTGGAAACCAAAAGCTGCCATTGCTTGTGGAATACCTTTACATAGGAGAGTTAAGAAGTTGGATACAGTCAAGTGCATCAAAATCCAGTCCACGTGCTTTAATTTGTACGCTTTGAAATAAAGCAAGATATAATTGTAGAAGAGAGACGAATTGCCCAAAATTCCAGCAACAGTCTGTGATATCAAAATAATTCCTATAGCCACATCAGCAGACATGATTTGATGAGACCTACTGACTGAACCAGAGGATTCTGGGTGGGGAGGTAAGCATGGGCTACTTGCACAATGTTACTTAAAGCTCAGCATTTGACATGCAAATTATTGTCACTAGAATTAATAAGAGATtcaccatgatttttttttaaaaaatgtaatgtaCACATCTCAGATTTGTAAGAAAAACAACATATTATTAGTTGACTCTTCTAAACCTATGAGACATATTATTAGTTAATATGTTATCAATGAAGATGAAGGTATCTGTTACATACAGTATAGTTGAGATTTAGAAATTTTGCTTGTTTCAGGATACTGAGAGGATGTAGCTGGCTAGGTGTTAATATTGTGGGTGTATAACCATTTCACAAACTCCATTAGTACTAGctatttattgtgtttttcagGTATGGCTGTAGAatattttattcccttttcttATGTTCTTATTATATCACATGTTGCtagaattttatgattttttttctatttcaagaaACTATTTGTTTCTGAACATTAATGGTatagatcaataaaaattattagtgAACATTGAGATCTGTTGATAGAAGTGCATAGACTATTTGAACACAATACCTCAGGGTCCTGCATGATTATATGTCTGTGCAATGAATAAAGTACAGCATAAATCAAAGGTGTTGACCTAGAATTCACttatttcttataaagaaaaccagCACATCAGACAATCACAAGCCTTGTTGGTTAATCAGTGATCAAAACATCAccctataaaacaaaaaaattacataattgtAAAGATATATAGAAAGGAACAAATGTATTGCTTATTTCATGAGATGAACTGAAGTGCCAGTCATTAGCTGAGTTTAGTAGTGCTATTAACATTGAAGCACGTTTCAAGTCTGATTTTATAACAGTTTATTGCACAAACTTGAATGTTTGTCATCCATGCATGTACCATATGAAACAGTTTTTCAGATCTCATTTCATTGGATGTGCGTGTCAGCCCTTACTCTTTACACCAGTACTAAGtaacaagaaaaagaacacaaaggaGAGTCTTTCTGAGACTTCATATGTTCACATACTCTTCTCTATCAACAGAGAACATCTTAAATCAGTAAAACATTTTGTGGCGCTTATGAGAATAAATGCTACAAACTGTTTAATCTTTGTGTTAGCAACTCCTGAATGTCCTCACCAAGGCTATTAA
This genomic stretch from Arvicanthis niloticus isolate mArvNil1 chromosome 30, mArvNil1.pat.X, whole genome shotgun sequence harbors:
- the LOC143440951 gene encoding vomeronasal type-1 receptor 4-like gives rise to the protein MSADVAIGIILISQTVAGILGNSSLFYNYILLYFKAYKLKHVDWILMHLTVSNFLTLLCKGIPQAMAAFGFQSFFNDFECKLLSYLHRVGRGVSFGSACLLSVFQVITISPEDAIWTIFKKKAHKYISCSLYLTWILSLLFSIVSLRYMSAKLCNINNTGLKNLGYCSSLSFDKTAQVLHAVYVIIPGAICILFMLCSSGSMVLILHRHKQRMEHMSRSNIFPRSSHESRATQTILLLVSTFVCFHTLSTLFTICLNFLVNLTWHLVSVHAIFSMCFASVSPYLLMRNGFSPSIHCFAWVNYQKS